The following are encoded together in the Culex pipiens pallens isolate TS chromosome 1, TS_CPP_V2, whole genome shotgun sequence genome:
- the LOC120432291 gene encoding glutathione S-transferase theta-1-like, whose amino-acid sequence MSKILRYYYDLMSQPSRALYIFLEKTKIPYERCLVNLGKGEHLTDEFKAVNRFQKVPCIVDKGGDLKLAESVAILRYLAREYPAVADHWYPKDSRLRARVDEYMSWQQHNTRATCAIYFQYVWLRPRMMGTKVNPEREEQLRGQMETCLDFIEQDYLGKGEKFLVGDQISVADLLAACEIEQPKMAGFDPCAGRPNLTAWMARVREETNPYYDQAHKLVYKIAPASVPKPKL is encoded by the exons atgtccaaaatccTTCGCTACTACTATGACCTAATGTCCCAGCCGAGCCGGGCCCTCTACATCTTCCTGGAGAAGACCAAAATTCCGTACGAGCGCTGTCTGGTGAACCTGGGCAAAGGCGAACACTTGACCGACGAGTTCAAAGCGGTCAACCGCTTCCAGAAGGTCCCGTGCATCGTCGACAAGGGCGGCGACCTCAAGCTGGCGGAAAGTGTGGCCATTTTGCGCTATCTGGCGCGGGAATATCCGGCGGTGGCGGACCACTGGTACCCCAAGGATTCACGGCTGAGGGCACGCGTTGACGAGTACATGTCCTGGCAGCAGCACAACACGCGGGCCACCTGTGCGATCTACTTCCAGTACGTGTGGCTGCGGCCACGTATGATGGGAACCAAGGTCAATCCGGAGCGGGAGGAGCAGCTGCGGGGCCAGATGGAGACTTGTTTGGACTTTATCGAGCAGGATTATCTGGGGAAGGGGGAGAAGTTTCTGGTTGGGGATCAGATCTCCGTGGCGGATCTGTTGGCGGCTTGTGAAATCGAGCAACCCA AAATGGCCGGATTCGACCCGTGCGCTGGACGACCCAATCTGACGGCCTGGATGGCACGAGTTCGAGAGGAAACCAATCCGTACTACGATCAGGCCCACAAGCTGGTCTACAAGATTGCACCGGCCAGCGTTCCAAAGCCGAAACTTTGA
- the LOC120432292 gene encoding LOW QUALITY PROTEIN: glutathione S-transferase theta-1-like (The sequence of the model RefSeq protein was modified relative to this genomic sequence to represent the inferred CDS: inserted 1 base in 1 codon): MSSELRYYYDLMSQPCRALYIFLEMTKIPYRRCPIDLRKGEHLTDEFRAINRFPKVPCIVAGGDFHLAESVAIIQFLTREYPEIPDHWYPRDSRTRARIDEYMAWQQHNXFIYVWLRPRMLGTTVRPERAEQIKDEMERCLDFIEREYLGRGSKFIVGDEISVADLLAACEIEQPRMAGYDPCAGRPNLTAWMGRVREVTSPFYEQAHAVVNKIAAATNAALNKL; encoded by the exons ATGTCCTCCGAACTCCGCTACTACTATGACCTAATGTCCCAACCGTGCCGTGCCCTCTACATCTTCCTCGAAATGACCAAGATCCCGTACCGACGCTGCCCAATCGATCTCCGCAAAGGGGAACACCTCACCGACGAGTTCCGCGCCATCAACCGCTTCCCAAAGGTTCCGTGCATCGTCGCCGGCGGTGACTTCCACCTCGCGGAAAGTGTCGCCATCATTCAGTTCCTCACCCGAGAGTATCCGGAAATCCCGGACCACTGGTACCCCCGGGATAGCCGGACGCGGGCCAGAATCGACGAGTACATGGCCTGGCAGCAGCACA ACTTTATTTATGTTTGGCTGAGGCCACGTATGCTTGGAACGACGGTCCGGCCGGAACGGGCCGAGCAGATCAAGGACGAGATGGAGCGCTGTTTGGACTTTATCGAGCGGGAATATCTCGGGCGTGGGAGCAAGTTTATCGTGGGGGATGAGATTAGCGTGGCGGATTTGTTGGCAGCGTGCGAGATTGAGCAACCAA GGATGGCGGGTTACGACCCGTGCGCTGGAAGACCCAACCTGACGGCATGGATGGGACGAGTTCGCGAGGTTACCAGTCCGTTCTACGAGCAGGCGCATGCTGTGGTCAACAAAATTGCTGCTGCTACCAATGCTGCGCTGAATAAACTataa